From the genome of Ziziphus jujuba cultivar Dongzao chromosome 6, ASM3175591v1, one region includes:
- the LOC132803948 gene encoding disease resistance protein RPS6-like, protein MHDLLRQLGRAIIRDEDKEPGNRSRLCDAMEVCEVLENSTGTKAVEVISLNIFEIKTNVKVRHGAFSNMHNVRILKIYYFDDIRPNEFLQVCDNNIGGNKFKLFVPQDLDSYLSNKLRYFQWDLYPLKWLPSNFIPENLVELVLRGSRVEKLWNNHRVVVCLIYLYYNRC, encoded by the exons ATGCATGATTTGTTGCGCCAATTGGGTAGGGCAATCATACGTGATGAAGATAAAGAACCCGGTAATCGTAGTAGGTTGTGCGATGCTATGGAAGTCTGCGAGGTATTGGAAAATAGTACA GGAACCAAAGCAGTTGAAGTCATATCTTTGaacatatttgaaattaaaacaaATGTGAAAGTGCGTCATGGAGCCTTCTCAAATATGCACAACGTACGAAttctcaaaatttattattttgatgacattcgtCCAAATGAGTTTCTCCAAGTTTGTGACAACAATATTGGTGGCAATAAGTTCAAACTGTTCGTTCCTCAAGATCTTGATTCTTATCTTTCTAATAAGCTAAGGTATTTTCAATGGGACTTATACCCTTTAAAATGGTTGCCATCAAACTTTATTCCTGAGAATCTTGTTGAACTTGTACTTCGTGGCAGCCGTGTTGAAAAGCTCTGGAATAATCATAGAGTTGTGGTATGCTTAATTTACTTATATTATAATAGATGttaa